The following are encoded in a window of Methanocorpusculum vombati genomic DNA:
- a CDS encoding PEGA domain-containing protein, with the protein MAGVLQVVRICLCILAVAAAAGCVSGVPDTDDGSPVPSYVPDTEGTDDSSGEERVGMVEVLSDPPFAAVLVDGEYAGAATPAVIPVSWGNHTIGAESSYGRVSATQVTVAGNTTVELRISPEQGTGRFLNAGILSGTGFAVVEASERAVYVSVFGRMQNAVRSGTGSVIRNMVESPYVVPGLAEGTVKITAAGGSGDSILREVPVMSGAFSPLYYMFGAGDPWENLSVSSDVYAGMRYSVDGFLSAGVLPGKREWPVSATFVSVLTPEGIVSFPRGAGNWSEMELDGREVVWHDVRVMSQPSGADIFVDGFATGYTTPWTIRNVSDGFHAIMVSKPGFLPEVQKVSFGGTGREMTIVMPTMQEYASGYVAVNSSVPGSRVVMYGRDTGDRTPVVYAGFPSGRQEISVVSPDGRSRMFAVTVVPGAVNEVFADFSQ; encoded by the coding sequence ATGGCAGGGGTTTTGCAGGTTGTGCGGATATGTTTGTGCATACTTGCGGTTGCAGCTGCGGCAGGGTGCGTAAGCGGGGTGCCGGATACGGATGACGGAAGTCCGGTGCCGTCATATGTGCCGGACACGGAGGGAACGGATGATTCTTCCGGAGAAGAGAGGGTTGGTATGGTTGAGGTGCTGTCGGATCCGCCGTTTGCGGCGGTTCTTGTGGACGGGGAGTATGCGGGGGCTGCAACACCGGCGGTAATTCCGGTAAGTTGGGGAAATCATACAATCGGGGCGGAGAGTTCGTACGGCCGGGTGAGTGCAACGCAGGTGACGGTTGCAGGGAATACGACGGTTGAACTGCGGATTTCCCCGGAGCAGGGTACGGGGAGGTTTCTGAATGCGGGGATTCTGAGCGGCACGGGGTTTGCGGTCGTTGAGGCGTCGGAGCGGGCGGTGTATGTTTCGGTGTTCGGGAGGATGCAGAATGCAGTGCGGTCAGGGACGGGGAGTGTTATCCGGAATATGGTGGAGAGTCCGTATGTGGTTCCGGGGCTGGCGGAGGGAACGGTAAAGATTACGGCTGCGGGAGGGTCGGGGGACTCTATTTTGCGGGAGGTTCCGGTGATGTCCGGTGCGTTTTCACCGCTGTATTATATGTTCGGGGCGGGAGATCCGTGGGAGAATCTGTCGGTTTCGTCGGATGTGTATGCGGGGATGCGGTACAGTGTGGACGGGTTTTTGTCGGCCGGGGTTCTGCCCGGGAAACGGGAGTGGCCGGTGTCTGCGACGTTTGTGTCGGTACTGACACCGGAGGGAATTGTGTCGTTTCCGCGGGGTGCGGGGAACTGGTCGGAGATGGAGCTGGATGGCCGGGAGGTGGTCTGGCATGATGTCCGGGTGATGTCGCAGCCGTCGGGTGCGGATATTTTTGTGGACGGGTTTGCAACCGGATATACGACCCCGTGGACGATTCGGAATGTGTCGGATGGGTTTCATGCGATTATGGTGTCGAAGCCCGGGTTCCTGCCGGAGGTGCAGAAGGTGTCCTTTGGCGGGACGGGACGGGAGATGACGATTGTGATGCCAACGATGCAGGAGTATGCGTCGGGGTATGTGGCGGTGAATTCGAGTGTGCCGGGGTCCCGGGTGGTGATGTACGGGCGGGATACCGGGGATCGGACGCCGGTGGTGTATGCGGGTTTTCCCTCAGGCAGACAGGAGATTTCGGTGGTGTCTCCGGACGGGAGATCGCGGATGTTTGCGGTGACGGTGGTGCCGGGTGCGGTGAATGAGGTGTTTGCGGATTTTTCGCAATAG